The genomic stretch CGGACCGCTCGGCAGCCGCCCAGTCCCGCGGCTTGAGTTCGAACTTCTCGTTGTCGATGTACTCCTCGGCGCCCGGCCTCGGCACGTGCTCGAAGAGCTCGTAACCGGAATACATGCCCCAGCTCGGCGTGAGCATGCTTGCCAGGACGGCCCGGATCTTGAACATCGGCGGGCCGCCGTGCTGCAGCGACTCGTGCAGGATGTCGGGGGTGTTGGGCCAGAAGTTCGGGCGCATCCAGTCGATCGTGGTGAGCAGCTGCTCCATGTACTGCCGCATCTCCCACGCCGTCGTGCGCCACGTGAAGTAGGTGTACGACTGCGTGAAGCCGACCTTGCCCAGCCCGTTCATCATCGCGGGGCGGGTGAAGGCCTCGGCCAGGAACAGCACCTCGGGGTGGGTCTCCTTGACCTTGGCGATCAGCCACTGCCAGAAGTTCAGCGCCTTGGTGTGCGGGTTGTCGACGCGGAACACCTTGACCCCGGTGTTCACCCAGTGCATGACGACGCGATAGACCTCTTCGCGCAGGGCCTTGTAGTCGTTGTCCCAGTTGATCGGGTAGATGTCCTGGTATTTCTTGGGCGGGTTCTCGGCGTACGCGATGGAGCCGTCGGCGCGCCGGGTGAAGAACTCGGGGTGCGACTTGACCCACGGGTGGTCGGGCGCGGCCTGCAACGCCAGGTCCATCGCGATCTCGAGGCCGTGTTCCTCGGCCTTGGCGATGAACGCCTTGAAGTCGTCCAGGGTGCCCAGTTCGGGGTGGATGGCGTCGTGGCCGCCCTCGTCGGAGCCGATGGCCCAGGGCGAGCCGACGTCTTCCGGGCGGGCCACCAGCGTGTTGTTACGGCCCTTCCGGTTGATCTTGCCGATCGGGTGGATCGGCGGCAGGTAGAGGATGTTGAAGCCCATCGCCGCGACGGCCGGGATCCGCTCGGCCGCGGTGGCGAACGTGCCGTGCTTGATCGGAGTCGCGTCCGGACCGATCACGGCGCCCTCGGAACGCGGGAAGAACTCGTACCACGCCGAGTACAGCGCCCGCTTGCGATCGACCCAGATCGCGTACGACCGGGTGGTCGTCACCAGCTGGCGCACCGGGTTGTGCCAGAGCAGCTCCTCGAGGTCGAGAGCGGGGGAGACCCGGGCGAACAGCGAACGCTGCTCGTCGCGCAGGGCCGCCGCGGCGTCGCGGACCCGTTCCTCGTCGTGGTGCGGCACGATCTTGGTCGCGAGGTCGAGCACGTCGGCGCCCTCGGCCAGGTCGTTGGCGAGGTCCTCGAGGCCCTGACCGGCGCCGATCTTCTTCACGACGGCGTCGCGCCAAGTGCGGTACGGGTCGTCGAAGGCCTCGATGGTGAACGTCCACCGGCCCACCCGGTCGGGCCGGATGGCGCCGTGCCACTGGTCGAGGCCGGGCTCGCCGGGACGCATGCGGGTGAACGGCTCGGACTCGCCGTCGGGTCCACGCCATACCACGTTGACCCCGAGGGCGTTGTGGCCTTCGCGATAGGACACAGCGGAAACCGGCACGAGTTCACCGACAACCGCCTTCGCCGGGTAGCGGCCACAGGACACCGAGGGCGTCACGTCTTCGATGGGAAAGCGACCGGTCATGATCTC from Paractinoplanes brasiliensis encodes the following:
- a CDS encoding alpha-1,4-glucan--maltose-1-phosphate maltosyltransferase, coding for MTGRFPIEDVTPSVSCGRYPAKAVVGELVPVSAVSYREGHNALGVNVVWRGPDGESEPFTRMRPGEPGLDQWHGAIRPDRVGRWTFTIEAFDDPYRTWRDAVVKKIGAGQGLEDLANDLAEGADVLDLATKIVPHHDEERVRDAAAALRDEQRSLFARVSPALDLEELLWHNPVRQLVTTTRSYAIWVDRKRALYSAWYEFFPRSEGAVIGPDATPIKHGTFATAAERIPAVAAMGFNILYLPPIHPIGKINRKGRNNTLVARPEDVGSPWAIGSDEGGHDAIHPELGTLDDFKAFIAKAEEHGLEIAMDLALQAAPDHPWVKSHPEFFTRRADGSIAYAENPPKKYQDIYPINWDNDYKALREEVYRVVMHWVNTGVKVFRVDNPHTKALNFWQWLIAKVKETHPEVLFLAEAFTRPAMMNGLGKVGFTQSYTYFTWRTTAWEMRQYMEQLLTTIDWMRPNFWPNTPDILHESLQHGGPPMFKIRAVLASMLTPSWGMYSGYELFEHVPRPGAEEYIDNEKFELKPRDWAAAERSGRSLAPYITRLNRIRDENPALHWLRNLKFHDIDNGALLCFSKRDPDTGNTVLVVVTFDSTTVQWGNTVLDMPALGLDWHDRFTVTDQITGATYEWGQHNAVRIDPYVEPAHIFVIEPK